A single genomic interval of Leptotrichia trevisanii DSM 22070 harbors:
- a CDS encoding DEAD/DEAH box helicase, with amino-acid sequence MSKYLNYADKLLKKLFSEEIEQLIVQSAARNILKEVGEEEEKIPRFSPKLVEKLTHVAFCYISCGCILIEKSNDRKEEGFGYLEKAGKILSNLYKEEELNIEIKNLNVLIAGMSLYASKYYSKAFILMKNIQQNFKIGEMILYFLKKDYDKLLELASETYFLQEVKENNITEYFQVIAEKIVAHIFLIIIEYVNTGNIENIKSLFNEKLKKSIYFFKKEQLILYWYFLRLLRIILYTFVSNSTWEILKNYFENNILKKYNNILSNFKIPVVEMWPSQKEALKIALNEEGGVINLRTSSGKTRVAELAILKILSQSQNSKIFYIAPFKSLAYEIEENLNKIFSPLGYLVSKLYDVESINKLDFELIENSNIVITTPEKMKALIRFNSEIKDKIKLIIIDEGHLIGEDIRHTKNEIFFTNLIEMARKNSIKMLLLSAVLPNADDLAEWITGNKNLYVKSNWKPSSERIGLLIWNGEKVRIEWKNEENSFNPNFIQKNDKNFPKNKNEAIIATAIKLSQKKSVMIYAPRTKSVETLAKILLKEYENQITDYKWDKNLWNSFQTICEEELGKENVYLKAMKKGIACHSNKLPTLTRQYIEKLMYYKKPKIVIATSTLGQGVNIGVSTVIISSIYIDKNPISKRDFWNICGRAGRAFSDIEGKILYTIDTHKKETSKIKKDKKKAEEYFDTTQLEQVKSGILQLLEKIYNISVELKIDFNLFIELLSEDKIENLEKIDELFDIIDDELLAIYEEYSDNKLDIIENIFKRSLAIIQKKNEKENFTKLLKARTKGLLKRFPNKRKKMLSLNLPLSIVKQMKIDREMFKNLAVKIIESPEKYYENRVLSVIKKIDNWCLTNANFILPEYVKIDILDKIRDPWLTWGASIFNISKLDKNAEKILKSYYSYSLPWIINGISQMFVDEDEQIAQIYNKISLYLEIGLINEIAIQIYLAGINSRRSSKELSELNIFEEKNNFEIKKILFKFEFERYNISDFTVNFLKSFREKHKKIKKLEEIYFHRFKYVIDSNINIIYLRKSSNKFYFYSNNPEFEQEVKSTELFPFFNEIKDLRNIYFERKEDTWELKSYNPRTQIKILK; translated from the coding sequence ATGAGTAAATATTTAAATTATGCAGATAAATTATTAAAAAAATTATTTTCTGAAGAAATTGAACAATTAATTGTTCAATCGGCTGCTAGAAATATACTAAAAGAAGTAGGTGAAGAAGAAGAAAAGATACCACGATTTTCTCCTAAATTAGTAGAAAAACTTACACATGTTGCTTTTTGTTATATTTCATGTGGATGTATATTGATTGAAAAAAGTAATGATAGAAAAGAAGAAGGTTTTGGGTATTTAGAAAAAGCTGGAAAAATTTTATCAAATTTATATAAAGAAGAAGAATTAAATATAGAAATCAAAAATTTAAATGTTTTAATTGCTGGAATGTCTTTATATGCTTCTAAATATTATTCAAAAGCTTTTATATTAATGAAAAATATACAACAAAACTTTAAAATAGGAGAAATGATACTGTATTTTTTGAAAAAAGATTATGATAAATTATTGGAATTAGCTAGTGAAACATATTTTTTACAAGAAGTAAAAGAAAATAATATTACAGAATATTTTCAAGTAATTGCTGAAAAAATAGTAGCACACATATTTTTAATAATTATAGAATATGTTAATACTGGAAATATTGAAAATATAAAGTCTTTGTTTAATGAAAAATTAAAAAAATCAATTTATTTTTTTAAGAAAGAACAATTAATTTTGTACTGGTATTTTCTAAGATTATTACGAATAATCTTGTATACATTTGTTTCAAATTCTACTTGGGAAATTTTAAAAAATTATTTTGAGAATAATATTTTAAAAAAATATAATAATATATTGAGCAATTTTAAAATACCAGTTGTAGAAATGTGGCCTTCACAAAAAGAAGCATTAAAAATAGCATTAAATGAAGAAGGTGGAGTTATTAATTTAAGAACTAGTTCTGGAAAAACTAGAGTAGCTGAACTTGCCATTCTAAAAATTCTTTCACAAAGTCAAAATTCAAAAATTTTTTATATAGCTCCATTTAAATCATTAGCTTATGAAATAGAAGAAAATCTGAACAAAATTTTTTCTCCTTTAGGATATCTAGTTTCTAAATTATACGATGTAGAAAGTATTAATAAATTAGATTTTGAATTGATTGAAAATTCTAATATAGTTATAACAACTCCAGAAAAAATGAAAGCTTTAATAAGATTTAACTCGGAAATAAAAGATAAAATTAAGTTAATAATAATTGATGAAGGTCATTTGATAGGAGAGGATATAAGGCACACAAAAAATGAAATTTTTTTTACTAACTTAATAGAAATGGCTAGAAAGAATAGCATAAAAATGTTACTTTTATCAGCAGTATTGCCAAATGCAGATGATTTAGCTGAATGGATTACAGGAAATAAAAATTTATATGTGAAATCTAATTGGAAACCTTCTTCCGAAAGAATAGGGCTACTGATATGGAATGGAGAAAAAGTTAGAATAGAGTGGAAGAACGAAGAAAATTCTTTCAATCCTAATTTTATTCAAAAAAATGATAAAAACTTTCCTAAAAACAAAAATGAAGCAATAATTGCAACTGCTATTAAATTATCACAAAAAAAATCTGTTATGATATATGCCCCGCGTACAAAATCGGTGGAAACGTTAGCTAAAATTCTCTTGAAAGAATATGAAAACCAAATAACCGATTATAAATGGGATAAAAATTTATGGAATAGTTTCCAAACTATTTGTGAAGAAGAATTAGGAAAGGAAAATGTATATTTAAAGGCAATGAAAAAAGGAATAGCATGTCACAGCAATAAATTACCAACTTTAACAAGGCAATATATTGAAAAATTGATGTATTATAAAAAACCTAAAATTGTAATAGCAACTTCAACTTTAGGACAGGGAGTAAACATAGGAGTTTCTACGGTAATAATTTCTAGTATTTATATAGATAAAAATCCTATAAGTAAAAGAGATTTTTGGAATATTTGCGGAAGAGCAGGGAGAGCTTTTTCAGATATAGAAGGAAAAATTTTGTACACAATAGATACACATAAAAAAGAAACATCGAAAATCAAAAAAGATAAAAAAAAAGCAGAAGAATATTTTGACACAACCCAATTAGAACAAGTAAAAAGTGGAATATTGCAACTATTAGAGAAAATCTACAATATTTCAGTAGAATTAAAAATTGATTTTAACTTGTTTATTGAATTACTTTCAGAAGATAAAATTGAAAACTTAGAAAAAATAGATGAATTATTTGATATAATCGATGATGAATTATTAGCAATATATGAGGAATATTCTGACAATAAATTAGATATAATTGAAAATATATTTAAGAGATCGTTAGCTATTATACAAAAGAAAAATGAAAAAGAAAATTTTACAAAATTATTAAAAGCAAGAACAAAAGGATTATTAAAAAGATTTCCAAATAAAAGAAAGAAGATGTTATCATTAAATTTACCGCTTTCAATAGTAAAACAAATGAAAATAGATAGAGAAATGTTTAAAAATTTGGCTGTTAAAATTATTGAATCTCCAGAAAAATACTATGAAAATAGAGTATTATCTGTTATTAAAAAAATTGATAACTGGTGTTTAACAAATGCTAATTTTATACTACCAGAATATGTTAAAATTGATATTTTAGATAAAATAAGGGACCCATGGTTAACATGGGGAGCTTCTATTTTTAATATAAGTAAACTAGATAAAAATGCAGAAAAAATATTAAAAAGTTACTATAGTTATTCTTTGCCTTGGATTATTAATGGAATTTCACAAATGTTTGTAGATGAGGATGAACAAATTGCTCAAATTTATAATAAAATTTCTTTATATTTAGAAATTGGTTTAATTAATGAAATTGCTATACAAATATATCTAGCAGGAATAAATTCTAGAAGAAGTTCAAAAGAACTTTCTGAATTAAATATATTTGAAGAAAAAAATAATTTTGAGATAAAAAAAATTTTATTTAAGTTTGAATTTGAAAGGTATAATATTTCAGATTTTACAGTTAATTTTCTTAAGTCATTTAGAGAAAAGCATAAAAAAATTAAAAAATTAGAAGAGATATATTTCCATAGATTTAAATATGTAATTGATTCTAATATTAATATAATTTACCTTAGAAAAAGTAGTAACAAATTTTATTTTTATTCTAATAATCCTGAATTTGAACAAGAAGTA